The following coding sequences are from one Devosia neptuniae window:
- a CDS encoding DMT family transporter — translation MSTNIAPIEERRLLGIGLVFCAYFLFTCLDSSAKWLGLIGLPALQIMFARYVIHLGIVTAINLPRQGAALWRTRNLKIEILRSGALIGSTLCNFTAVRYLPLTVTGAITFTTPLIICALSVFLLREHVGWRRWTAIAVGFVGVLIIVRPGSETFHPATLLSLGGACFYGLYALLTRKLAGVDSVATQQFYGAALATIVLLPFAFFTWQWPVNPLQWLVFIGIGVIGFTSHQFITVAHRFAPASTLAPFAYVQIVFVAIISWLVFQQPPDLWFYLGAPVVILSGFYLWLRERQLAKPVTPVAEEG, via the coding sequence ATGTCGACGAATATCGCGCCCATTGAGGAGCGCCGCCTGCTGGGTATTGGGCTCGTATTCTGTGCCTATTTCCTGTTCACCTGTCTCGACAGCTCGGCCAAATGGCTTGGCCTGATCGGCCTGCCAGCGCTGCAGATCATGTTCGCGCGCTACGTCATCCATCTCGGCATTGTCACGGCGATCAACCTGCCGCGCCAGGGCGCCGCGCTTTGGCGCACCCGCAATCTCAAGATCGAAATTCTCCGCTCCGGCGCGCTGATCGGCTCGACGCTGTGTAACTTCACCGCCGTCCGCTACCTGCCGCTGACCGTCACCGGCGCCATCACCTTCACCACGCCGCTGATCATCTGCGCGCTCTCGGTGTTCCTCTTGCGCGAACATGTCGGCTGGCGCCGCTGGACCGCGATTGCCGTCGGCTTTGTTGGCGTTTTGATCATCGTGCGGCCGGGCAGCGAGACCTTCCACCCCGCCACGCTACTCTCCCTGGGCGGCGCTTGCTTCTACGGGCTTTACGCCCTGCTGACCCGCAAGCTGGCGGGCGTGGATTCAGTGGCGACCCAGCAATTCTATGGCGCGGCCCTCGCGACCATCGTGCTCCTGCCCTTCGCCTTCTTCACCTGGCAATGGCCGGTCAATCCACTGCAATGGCTGGTCTTTATCGGCATCGGCGTGATCGGCTTCACCAGCCATCAATTCATCACCGTCGCCCACCGCTTCGCTCCGGCCTCCACGCTCGCTCCCTTCGCCTATGTCCAGATTGTCTTCGTCGCCATCATCAGCTGGCTGGTTTTCCAGCAACCGCCCGACCTCTGGTTTTATCTCGGCGCGCCCGTCGTGATCCTCAGCGGCTTCTACC